In Herbaspirillum seropedicae, a single window of DNA contains:
- a CDS encoding Fic family protein, with the protein MTPLGYQHLIDTLHLEVTPLERVAFTDSSVNRRVDSGTRILFPASVAIDTSLVGHLEFALRHEGVNLEVIDAAFASAEITPAALIAQWQAKPTGEHIRRACFLWEWLTGDELQVAALPNGGYVDLFPEDIYYTAAQPVRSPKFRIRNNALGTPAFCPVVRRSVMSCTPPLEELLKEARHALEALEDPELYRRAVAYLYLSETRSSYAIESETPSFNKQERFVQLLQRAGEPVEVNEQWLVGLQNAIVRDVYSQEASYRHQQNWLEDASGRVSFFPAPAEDLEYVMRGWEDFVNDTRRCTDLLVKTACAAFGFVYLHPFLDGNGRLHRFLIQHVLARSTLMAPGTLVPVSAVIEKNIPAYSELLTAFSRPVTALWDYRRGDQEPIVISHPGSRAYRFLRADREVAFLHDMVRQAVREEIPQELAYLKGYDAAFSELNDELDLPQKDLSALIRMIQSNRGRLSAHRRKQYGHLPAHVLDRIEEVVGRSFQTTTDPPAPLKAAD; encoded by the coding sequence ATGACCCCGCTAGGCTATCAACATCTGATCGATACGCTGCATCTGGAAGTCACCCCGCTGGAGCGGGTCGCCTTCACGGATTCCTCAGTGAACCGGCGAGTGGATTCAGGCACACGCATTCTCTTTCCGGCTTCGGTAGCCATTGACACCTCATTGGTAGGCCATCTGGAGTTTGCCTTGCGGCACGAAGGGGTCAACCTGGAGGTCATCGATGCCGCCTTCGCCAGCGCCGAGATCACTCCGGCAGCGCTGATAGCCCAATGGCAGGCCAAACCGACGGGTGAGCACATCCGGCGTGCCTGTTTTCTCTGGGAATGGCTCACCGGCGACGAACTTCAGGTAGCGGCCCTACCCAACGGCGGCTACGTCGACCTGTTCCCCGAAGACATCTATTACACCGCTGCGCAGCCCGTGCGCTCGCCCAAGTTCCGGATCCGGAACAATGCGCTGGGCACGCCTGCGTTCTGTCCCGTCGTGCGGCGCAGCGTAATGAGCTGCACACCCCCGCTGGAAGAACTTCTGAAGGAAGCACGTCACGCCCTGGAAGCCCTGGAAGACCCGGAGCTCTACCGGCGGGCGGTGGCCTATCTGTACCTCTCCGAAACGCGCAGCAGCTATGCCATCGAGTCAGAAACGCCCAGCTTCAACAAGCAGGAACGATTCGTCCAGCTATTGCAGCGGGCAGGCGAGCCAGTGGAGGTCAATGAACAATGGCTGGTCGGTCTGCAAAATGCCATCGTGCGCGACGTCTACAGCCAGGAAGCCAGCTATCGACACCAGCAGAACTGGCTGGAAGACGCCAGTGGCCGGGTCAGTTTTTTCCCCGCGCCGGCAGAAGATCTGGAATACGTCATGCGGGGCTGGGAAGACTTCGTCAACGATACCCGGCGTTGTACCGACCTGCTGGTCAAGACGGCCTGCGCCGCCTTTGGCTTCGTCTATCTGCACCCTTTCCTGGATGGCAATGGCCGTCTGCACCGTTTCCTGATCCAGCATGTGCTGGCACGTTCCACGCTGATGGCGCCCGGCACGCTGGTCCCGGTCTCGGCGGTCATCGAAAAGAACATTCCCGCCTATAGCGAACTGCTGACGGCGTTTTCACGCCCGGTCACGGCGCTGTGGGATTACCGTCGGGGCGATCAGGAGCCCATCGTCATCAGCCACCCCGGCAGCCGCGCCTACCGCTTCCTCCGGGCTGACCGGGAAGTGGCCTTCCTGCATGACATGGTCCGGCAGGCCGTGCGCGAGGAGATTCCCCAGGAACTGGCTTACCTCAAAGGATATGATGCAGCCTTCAGTGAACTCAATGATGAGCTGGATTTGCCGCAAAAGGACCTCTCGGCGCTCATCCGGATGATCCAGTCCAACCGGGGCCGTCTCTCGGCGCATCGCAGGAAGCAATATGGGCATCTGCCTGCCCATGTATTGGATCGTATCGAGGAAGTAGTGGGACGCAGCTTCCAGACCACAACGGATCCACCCGCCCCGTTAAAGGCTGCAGATTAA
- a CDS encoding KGG domain-containing protein yields MANAQNPGNSNRGFAAMDREKQRQIASMGGKAAHAKGAAHEFTSAEAREAGRKGGLNSHGRKNAAAAAAAAQNGASSSAQPQMNQAAPQDQARQESQSSAQQPQQSDNTAQQQG; encoded by the coding sequence ATGGCAAATGCACAAAATCCGGGGAACAGTAATCGCGGCTTCGCCGCCATGGATCGGGAGAAACAACGCCAGATCGCCAGCATGGGCGGCAAGGCGGCCCACGCCAAGGGCGCTGCCCACGAGTTCACCTCGGCCGAAGCCCGTGAAGCCGGCCGCAAGGGTGGTCTCAACAGCCATGGCCGCAAGAATGCTGCCGCCGCTGCCGCTGCCGCCCAGAATGGCGCCAGCAGCTCGGCCCAGCCGCAGATGAACCAGGCTGCTCCGCAAGACCAGGCGCGCCAGGAGTCGCAGTCCAGCGCGCAGCAACCCCAGCAGTCGGACAATACGGCACAACAGCAAGGCTGA
- a CDS encoding YoaK family protein, protein MPIDYLRRLTSPARTDLSNRHLGRSLAFIAGAVNAGGFLAVGQYTSHMSGIVSSLADNLVLGETLLLVGGASALLSFLAGAACSTVMINWARRRSLHSEYAMPLMLEAMLLLCFGILGSNLENHRVLFVPVTVALLCFVMGLQNAMISKISRSEIRTTHVTGLVTDIGIEIGKICYWSAAPRQPGEHGEDPVPAARRKFMLLGSLLLMFFLGGVAGALGFKLVGFLATMPLAAGLFLLALVPMMDDLARS, encoded by the coding sequence ATGCCCATCGATTATCTGCGCCGCCTCACCAGCCCGGCGCGCACCGACCTTTCCAACCGCCACCTAGGCCGTTCGCTGGCCTTCATCGCCGGGGCCGTCAATGCCGGCGGCTTCCTGGCGGTGGGGCAGTACACCTCGCACATGTCAGGCATCGTCTCGTCGCTGGCCGACAACCTGGTGCTGGGCGAGACCCTGCTGCTGGTGGGCGGCGCCAGCGCCCTGCTCTCCTTCCTGGCCGGCGCGGCCTGTTCGACGGTCATGATCAACTGGGCGCGCCGACGCAGCCTGCACAGCGAATACGCCATGCCCCTGATGCTGGAAGCCATGCTGTTGCTGTGCTTTGGCATCCTGGGCAGCAACCTGGAAAATCACCGGGTGCTGTTCGTGCCGGTCACGGTGGCGCTGCTGTGCTTCGTGATGGGCTTGCAGAACGCCATGATCAGCAAGATTTCCCGCTCCGAGATCCGCACCACCCACGTCACCGGGCTGGTCACCGACATCGGCATCGAGATCGGCAAGATATGCTACTGGAGCGCCGCACCGCGCCAGCCAGGCGAGCACGGGGAAGACCCGGTGCCCGCGGCGCGGCGCAAGTTCATGCTGCTGGGGTCCTTGCTGCTGATGTTCTTCCTGGGGGGCGTGGCCGGAGCATTGGGCTTCAAGCTGGTGGGCTTCCTGGCCACCATGCCGCTGGCCGCAGGCCTGTTCCTGCTGGCGCTGGTGCCGATGATGGATGACCTGGCGCGCTCCTGA
- the imuA gene encoding translesion DNA synthesis-associated protein ImuA: MLSPSSPARTPETIHPALWLASQLARGNGRGVSSGFEALDAELPGRGWPTGVLIELLLPQDGVGELRLLRPLLAQPQRLRPGAPSGRIALLQAPHAINAPGWAAMGVPATRLLQLQADTPVDACWAAEQVLRADSCQALLMWQARLRKGDHDLLRRLHVAAQAGQTLFFMLRPLACAREASPAPLRLTLRPAPGGLDIGFLKRRGPLREHSLFLPLTPSPNLQRHVSPVDRRTPATAAAGSLPSELAG, translated from the coding sequence ATGCTGTCTCCCTCTTCCCCGGCCCGTACGCCGGAAACCATCCACCCCGCGCTCTGGCTGGCCTCCCAGCTGGCGCGCGGTAATGGGCGCGGGGTTTCCAGCGGTTTCGAGGCGCTCGATGCGGAATTGCCCGGGCGCGGCTGGCCTACGGGGGTGCTGATCGAATTGCTGCTGCCCCAGGATGGCGTGGGTGAACTGCGCCTGCTGCGGCCGCTGCTGGCCCAGCCACAGCGCCTGCGACCAGGCGCGCCCAGCGGTCGCATCGCCCTGCTGCAAGCCCCGCACGCCATCAATGCACCGGGCTGGGCGGCCATGGGCGTGCCGGCCACGCGCCTGCTGCAGTTGCAGGCCGATACCCCGGTCGACGCCTGCTGGGCCGCCGAGCAGGTCTTGCGCGCCGACAGTTGCCAGGCCCTGCTGATGTGGCAAGCGCGCCTGCGCAAGGGCGACCACGATCTGCTGCGCCGGCTGCACGTGGCGGCCCAGGCGGGCCAGACCCTGTTTTTCATGCTGCGTCCGCTGGCCTGCGCCCGGGAGGCTTCACCGGCCCCCTTGCGGCTCACGCTCAGGCCGGCGCCGGGCGGCCTGGACATCGGCTTTCTCAAGCGGCGCGGCCCGCTGCGCGAGCACAGCCTGTTTCTTCCCCTGACACCTTCACCGAATCTGCAACGCCATGTCTCCCCTG